One genomic segment of Ricinus communis isolate WT05 ecotype wild-type chromosome 3, ASM1957865v1, whole genome shotgun sequence includes these proteins:
- the LOC8265179 gene encoding uncharacterized protein ZK546.14, producing MATKAKDSSSTLWKEKKATPSSTTTHKPANRKPAATTSSIDKDKSITPSSSGKSVPNYLRPTFSSRSESLKLGKKTINEDSTQKLLRRRSFDRPPSALRAQKSLISPDPKERVASRDRLVPNRSNPSPVSASRIHYKPVFERNSKSLKPVRSQQQPPVASGTIKRSKSLSRNSHSLKPPSGSSTPHQDTARDLDAETKQDTNEELLVQEAEETLNVERNEVQAESEDEDVNDVEDSQAKDGEEDEKVIKSSEISKVSEVPSTPHQEVQVQETENELRAVEDDNRHEGDHQEKEESNDNQLPKEVIVDDTKVENDEDKEEENAVSSSEEAVEETKNEGSEELKLKEGSEDVAEGVEEGNPDVGNAMQKKQGGQGKKESPAAYNDVIEETKNKLLEKRKNKVKALVGAFETVIDYETAAGSNK from the coding sequence ATGGCAACAAAAGCTAAGGATAGCAGCAGTACTTTGTGGAAGGAGAAGAAGGCCACACCCTCTTCAACAACTACCCACAAGCCAGCTAATCGAAAACCTGCAGCCACCACAAGCTCCATTGATAAAGACAAATCAATAACGCCATCCTCGTCAGGCAAATCAGTCCCAAACTATCTCAGGCCTACATTTAGCTCAAGATCTGAATCCTTAAAGCTTGGCAAGAAAACTATCAATGAAGATTCCACTCAAAAGCTTCTTAGAAGAAGATCTTTTGACAGGCCTCCATCAGCTCTTCGTGCACAAAAATCACTCATCTCTCCTGACCCTAAAGAAAGAGTCGCTTCTCGGGACAGACTGGTTCCAAACCGATCTAATCCATCGCCTGTGTCAGCATCAAGAATCCATTATAAACCTGTATTTGAAAGGAATTCCAAGTCTCTTAAGCCTGTAAGATCTCAGCAACAGCCACCTGTTGCTTCAGGAACAATAAAAAGGAGCAAAAGTCTATCGAGGAATTCCCATTCATTGAAACCTCCAAGTGGCAGTAGTACTCCTCATCAGGATACAGCTCGAGATTTGGATGCTGAAACCAAGCAAGACACGAATGAAGAACTTTTGGTTCAAGAGGCTGAAGAGACACTTAATGTTGAGAGGAATGAGGTACAAGCTGAAAGCGAGGATGAAGATGTGAACGATGTAGAAGATTCTCAAGCCAAAGATGgtgaagaagatgagaaggTTATTAAGTCTTCTGAAATCTCCAAAGTTTCTGAAGTACCAAGTACGCCCCACCAGGAAGTTCAGGTTCAGGAAACTGAAAATGAATTGCGTGCAGTTGAAGATGACAATAGACATGAAGGAGATCATcaggagaaagaagaaagcaaCGATAATCAATTACCTAAAGAGGTGATTGTAGATGACACTAAGGTTGAGAACGATgaagacaaagaagaagagaatgcTGTTAGTTCTTCTGAAGAAGCTGTAGAAGAAACGAAGAATGAAGGAAGCGAAGAGCTTAAGTTGAAGGAAGGATCAGAAGATGTAGCGGAAGGTGTTGAAGAAGGAAATCCTGATGTCGGTAATGCAATGCAAAAGAAGCAAGGAGGACAAGGGAAGAAGGAATCACCAGCAGCATACAATGATGTGATAGAGGAGACAAAGAATAAGCTACTTGAGAAGAGGAAAAACAAGGTGAAAGCATTGGTTGGTGCATTTGAGACAGTCATAGACTATGAAACTGCTGCAGGTTCTAATAAATGA
- the LOC8265178 gene encoding E3 ubiquitin-protein ligase MBR2, with translation MDEYSGKKAGDGLAVSRKGSSIILRDTANNRDRNAQFCNRIGCSGRLNSAKGTQISCSEKAKSSRPSFRSSTNGKEIIGSSSRTYSPTNNSRKSLPGPRKKLSSQPERDSSETGGSPDDNEVPELVSPPGKIQKGLHSESDDSGSSENTSMEVGTSSISNTRSRKGIHRKAGFGKPDTSIGSPVSLLSKNTSQAARAGAGRYGLGNLRCSSISDAVSTGSSTSDSKLTRQKDTIRKRICEGESSSSARGKKISGSSLEGRNISSSSGISISDSRRTRNGTSSRDNGPASVRTPRSFGYTRSRAANQGRGNNLPPNEPHVIPQMSQPIMPINSNSPSSSHQFSLGSPLSRSRAYGLPSSTNESLRGIRPSSPAEVGNIRSAVNRESFRRYNMDGIAEVLLALERIEHDEELSYEQLLVLETSMFLNGLNFYDQHRDMRLDIDNMSYEELLALEERMGNVSTALTEEALSECLKTSIFQSASLEDASSDLCGEKDDVKCSICQEEYTVGDEMGRLQCEHRYHVACVQQWLRLKNWCPICKASAAPSTTSPPLSPNQ, from the exons ATGGATGAGTACTCTGGTAAGAAGGCTGGTGATGGGCTTGCTGTCTCTAGAAAGGGTTCAAGCATTATTTTGAGAGATACAGCTAACAATAGAGATCGGAATGCCCAATTTTGCAACCGAATTGGGTGTAGTGGCAGACTGAACTCTGCAAAAGGTACTCAAATTAGCTGTTCAGAAAAAGCCAAATCCTCAAGGCCATCATTCCGGTCATCCACAAATGGGAAAGAAATAATTGGAAGTTCCTCTAGGACATACTCTCCAACCAACAATTCTAGGAAATCCTTGCCAGGACCTCGGAAAAAGCTGTCTTCTCAGCCAGAAAGAGATTCATCTGAAACTGGTGGTTCTCCAGATGATAATGAAGTGCCAGAACTTGTATCACCTCCTGGAAAAATTCAGAAAGGTCTTCACTCTGAATCTGATGATTCTGGGTCTAGCGAGAATACCTCAATGGAAGTTGGAACCTCTAGCATATCAAATACAAGATCTCGTAAGGGTATTCATCGAAAAGCAGGATTTGGTAAACCAGATACTTCAATTGGATCACCTGTTTCATTGTTGTCTAAGAACACAAGCCAAGCAGCACGTGCTGGTGCAGGCAGGTATGGTTTAGGAAACCTTAGATGTAGTTCGATATCAGATGCTGTGTCTACAGGATCTTCAACTTCAGATTCAAAGCTCACTAGACAAAAAGACACAATTAGAAAGAGAATTTGTGAGGGAGAAAGTAGTTCCTCTGCTAGAGGGAAAAAAATAAGTGGGTCATCACTGGAAGGAAGGAATATTAGTTCTAGCTCTGGTATATCAATCTCTGATTCAAGGAGAACTAGAAATGGGACTTCCAGCCGGGATAATGGCCCGGCATCAGTTAGGACTCCAAGGTCATTTGGTTACACTAGGTCAAGGGCTGCTAATCAAGGACGTGGGAATAACTTGCCACCAAATGAACCCCATGTAATCCCACAAATGTCTCAACCTATTATGCCGATTAATTCAAATTCTCCTAGTTCATCGCATCAATTCTCCTTGGGATCTCCCTTAAGTCGGTCGAGGGCTTATGGCCTTCCTAGTAGTACCAATGAGAGTTTACGGGGCATTAGGCCATCCAGTCCTGCGGAAGTTGGCAATATCCGGTCTGCAGTGAATCGGGAGAGCTTCAGGCGCTACAATATGGATGGAATTGCTGAG GTGTTATTAGCACTTGAGAGGATTGAACATGATGAAGAGCTATCATATGAG CAATTGCTTGTTTTGGAGACTAGTATGTTCCTTAATGGGCTGAATTTCTACGATCAGCATAGAGACATGAGATTGGATATTGATAATATGTCATACGAG GAGTTATTAGCTCTAGAAGAAAGGATGGGTAATGTGAGCACAGCTCTAACAGAGGAAGCATTGTCAGAATGCCTCAAGACTAGCATCTTTCAGTCGGCATCTTTGGAGGATGCATCTTCAGACCTTTGTGGGGAAAAGGATGACGTCAAATGTAGCATCTGCCAG GAAGAGTACACTGTTGGAGATGAAATGGGAAGATTGCAGTGTGAACACAGGTATCATGTGGCTTGCGTACAACAATGGTTGAGACTGAAGAACTGGTGCCCTATTTGCAAGGCATCTGCAGCACCCTCAACAACATCACCACCTTTGTCACCCAATCAATGA